Proteins encoded by one window of Cyclobacteriaceae bacterium:
- a CDS encoding nucleotide pyrophosphohydrolase: MTIEQAQQQVDQWIRTVGVRYFNELTNMAMLTEEVGELARIIARRYGEQSEKESDKNKDLGDEMADVLWVLICLANQTGVNLTEAFQKNLEKKNTRDKDRHRQNPKLKN; encoded by the coding sequence ATGACCATCGAACAAGCTCAACAACAAGTCGATCAATGGATTAGAACCGTAGGGGTGCGATACTTCAATGAACTCACCAACATGGCCATGCTCACGGAAGAAGTGGGTGAGTTGGCGCGCATCATCGCGCGCAGGTATGGCGAACAATCTGAAAAAGAAAGTGATAAGAATAAAGACCTTGGGGATGAAATGGCTGATGTGCTGTGGGTGTTGATCTGTTTGGCCAATCAAACCGGTGTTAACCTTACGGAAGCGTTTCAAAAAAATCTTGAAAAGAAGAATACACGCGATAAAGACCGGCATCGTCAAAATCCAAAGCTTAAAAATTAA
- the dnaE gene encoding DNA polymerase III subunit alpha: MFLNCHTAYSFKYGTLPVEKLFEEARRCGVHKLILTEINNTASYIEMLRLCEERKPGSPLAGNNPYDLEIAVGIEFRQGHDLLYIIIAQNNNGFEKINRFLSHHNRENKKLPERAPEIEDTLVIYSFGKAEPERLRSNEFIGIRKHQLNQFALYTSRKEFPEKFVILHPVTFASKTDFNTHRLLRAIDNNTLLSKLPAHEQAHPEEVMMKEEELEYHFRAYPELIRNTRKIMDQCSIHFNLKEDKNKKTVLGSTRADWDFLVTHAWEGFQSRYDVGNPDLRERFERELNIIKRKGFGAYYLIAYDLIRFAKERGFEYVGRGSGANSVVAHCLGITNVDPIELDLYFERFLNVERSSPPDFDLDFSWDNRDEVYNYLFRTYSQDHVCLLGTHVTYQKRSVLRELGKVFGLPKAEIDAIVEEPHKFKNRDHITELIFRYADKMKDLPANISIHAGGVLITEKPIYAYTALELPPKGYPVSHFEMHNAEDMGIYKFDILSQRGLGHLKETVKHVKRNQDIDIDIHRFNDFKKDEKIKDLMRHSKAMGCFYVESPAMRMLLGKLRCDDYLTLVAASSIIRPGVARSGMMRAYIERFHAVRNGGMYEAIHPLMDKLMKETYGVMVYQEDVIKVAHHFAGLTLTEADVLRRGMSGKYRSREEFKRVQDKFFENCRARNYPEHIIERVWYEIESFSGYSFAKGHSASYAVESYQSLYLKAHYPLEFMVGVINNFGGFYKTEFYFHEARMNGAIIKAPCVNKSEYLTTIYGKEIYIGFIHLKSLETKVAQQIAIERKHGAYRSLNDFMRRIPIGLEQIRLLIRIGAFRFTGKSKQKLLWEAMLYCSNTKTKNRNTSELFDTEPSEYPLPVLQRNELEDAFDEIELLGFPLCDPFKLVATSNFGDTKALELLTKLGKIVTILGYVVTTKNTGTIKGELMHFGTFYDQQGEVFDTVHFPDVAKKFPFRGRGFYFIKGKVVEDFGIATIEVSSMEKIPLLNKKELPYEPLHHTQPKTAEVPSTRG; the protein is encoded by the coding sequence ATGTTCCTCAACTGCCATACCGCCTACAGTTTCAAATACGGCACCCTGCCGGTAGAAAAACTTTTTGAGGAAGCACGCAGGTGTGGTGTGCATAAACTCATCCTCACCGAAATCAACAACACCGCTTCCTACATTGAAATGCTGAGGCTGTGTGAAGAGCGAAAACCCGGCTCACCATTGGCCGGAAATAACCCTTACGATCTGGAGATTGCAGTAGGCATCGAGTTCCGGCAAGGACACGACTTACTCTATATCATCATTGCACAGAATAACAACGGCTTCGAAAAAATCAACCGGTTTCTCTCCCATCACAATCGTGAAAATAAAAAATTACCGGAGCGTGCTCCCGAAATTGAAGATACGCTTGTCATCTATTCATTTGGAAAAGCAGAACCCGAACGGTTACGTTCAAATGAATTTATTGGCATTCGCAAACACCAACTCAATCAATTTGCGCTATACACTTCCCGAAAAGAATTTCCTGAAAAATTCGTCATTCTTCATCCGGTAACGTTTGCTTCCAAAACCGATTTCAACACACACCGGTTGTTGCGCGCCATCGATAACAATACATTGTTAAGTAAACTTCCTGCACACGAACAGGCTCACCCCGAAGAAGTGATGATGAAGGAAGAAGAACTGGAATACCATTTTCGTGCTTACCCGGAGCTGATCCGGAACACCAGGAAAATCATGGATCAGTGCTCCATCCACTTTAATCTGAAAGAAGATAAAAACAAAAAAACAGTACTGGGCTCAACGCGGGCCGATTGGGATTTTCTGGTTACACATGCGTGGGAAGGTTTTCAAAGTCGCTATGATGTGGGCAATCCTGATTTGCGCGAACGCTTTGAACGGGAACTGAACATCATCAAGCGTAAGGGTTTTGGCGCCTACTACCTCATCGCCTATGATCTCATTCGGTTTGCCAAAGAACGTGGTTTCGAATACGTAGGCCGTGGCAGTGGAGCCAATAGCGTAGTGGCGCATTGCCTGGGCATCACCAACGTTGATCCCATTGAACTTGATCTTTATTTCGAGCGGTTTTTAAATGTGGAGCGCTCTTCTCCCCCGGATTTCGACCTGGATTTTTCATGGGACAACCGCGATGAGGTGTACAATTACCTTTTTCGAACGTACAGCCAAGATCATGTTTGCCTGCTGGGCACACACGTTACCTATCAAAAACGATCGGTACTGCGCGAGCTTGGAAAGGTATTTGGTTTACCGAAAGCAGAAATTGATGCGATCGTTGAAGAGCCGCATAAATTCAAAAACCGTGATCACATCACCGAATTGATTTTTCGATACGCAGATAAAATGAAAGACCTACCCGCCAACATCTCGATCCATGCAGGCGGAGTGTTGATCACGGAAAAACCCATTTACGCCTACACGGCTCTTGAACTCCCACCCAAAGGCTACCCGGTTTCACATTTTGAAATGCACAATGCTGAAGACATGGGCATTTACAAATTTGATATTCTTAGTCAGCGGGGATTGGGACACTTAAAGGAAACCGTAAAACATGTAAAACGAAATCAAGACATTGATATAGATATTCATCGCTTCAATGATTTTAAAAAAGATGAAAAAATCAAAGACCTGATGCGTCACAGCAAGGCCATGGGTTGCTTTTATGTGGAGTCACCCGCCATGCGCATGCTGTTGGGGAAGCTGCGTTGCGATGATTACCTCACCTTAGTGGCTGCCAGTTCCATCATCCGCCCCGGTGTAGCCCGATCCGGAATGATGCGCGCTTACATTGAACGTTTTCATGCCGTGCGAAATGGTGGAATGTATGAAGCCATTCATCCCTTAATGGATAAACTCATGAAGGAAACGTATGGCGTAATGGTATATCAGGAAGATGTGATTAAGGTGGCACATCACTTTGCCGGGTTAACCTTAACCGAAGCTGATGTACTGCGCAGGGGCATGTCGGGTAAGTACCGATCACGCGAAGAATTTAAACGCGTGCAGGATAAATTTTTTGAGAACTGTCGTGCACGCAACTACCCCGAACACATCATTGAACGGGTGTGGTATGAGATCGAAAGCTTCTCCGGATATTCGTTTGCCAAAGGTCACTCGGCCAGTTACGCGGTTGAAAGCTACCAAAGCCTGTACCTGAAAGCACACTATCCGTTAGAGTTCATGGTAGGTGTGATCAACAACTTTGGCGGCTTCTATAAAACGGAATTTTACTTTCACGAGGCCCGCATGAATGGCGCCATCATTAAAGCACCTTGTGTCAATAAAAGTGAATACCTGACGACTATCTATGGAAAAGAAATCTACATCGGGTTTATTCATTTGAAAAGTCTGGAGACAAAAGTGGCCCAGCAAATTGCTATAGAACGAAAACACGGTGCTTACCGCAGCCTGAATGATTTCATGCGCAGAATACCCATTGGATTGGAACAAATACGCCTGCTCATTCGCATAGGCGCCTTCCGGTTTACCGGAAAATCGAAACAAAAATTATTATGGGAGGCCATGCTGTATTGCAGTAATACAAAAACCAAAAACAGGAATACATCGGAATTATTTGATACCGAACCCAGCGAATATCCACTGCCTGTTCTTCAACGAAACGAATTGGAAGATGCCTTTGATGAAATCGAGCTGCTGGGCTTCCCGCTGTGCGATCCATTTAAACTGGTAGCTACTTCTAACTTCGGTGATACCAAAGCCCTGGAACTACTGACTAAACTCGGAAAGATAGTAACCATACTGGGATACGTAGTAACCACGAAAAATACAGGTACTATAAAGGGGGAACTCATGCATTTCGGTACGTTCTACGACCAGCAAGGTGAAGTATTCGATACGGTGCATTTTCCGGATGTTGCTAAAAAGTTTCCCTTCCGGGGAAGAGGTTTTTATTTCATTAAAGGAAAAGTGGTGGAAGATTTTGGAATCGCTACGATTGAAGTGAGCTCTATGGAGAAGATTCCCTTATTGAATAAAAAGGAACTGCCTTATGAGCCGCTACATCATACGCAACCTAAAACTGCTGAAGTTCCTTCGACTCGTGGATAA
- a CDS encoding methylated-DNA--[protein]-cysteine S-methyltransferase gives MLLISQENHINYQRIAQAIEYLEKNVHRQPELDEVAEQVHLSPFHFQRMFTEWAGISPKRFLQFLTTDFLKGKLQETKNLEELAQTAGLSGQSRVYDLFTTLEAVTPQKYKLRGSGIQIEFGFHQTPFGNCLIGVTERGVCWLSFFNVDDDGRHELESMKAHWHNSVFHQDQGLTKNFVESIFNRNNAGLPAGKAGAQRKLHLFVKGTNFQIKVWEALLRIPMGDVTTYQQIAEKISNPKAMQAVGSAVGSNHIAYLIPCHRVIRKDGILGEYRWEATRKKSIIGWEMAKASGF, from the coding sequence ATGCTGTTGATCAGTCAGGAAAACCATATTAATTACCAGCGCATTGCGCAGGCCATCGAATACCTGGAAAAAAATGTTCATCGCCAGCCCGAACTGGATGAAGTGGCGGAACAGGTCCACCTCTCGCCTTTTCATTTTCAGCGCATGTTTACCGAATGGGCAGGGATAAGTCCGAAGCGGTTTTTGCAATTTTTAACCACCGATTTTCTGAAAGGCAAATTACAGGAAACCAAAAACCTGGAAGAGTTGGCGCAAACTGCCGGCTTATCAGGCCAGTCGCGGGTGTACGATTTGTTTACCACCCTTGAAGCTGTTACCCCGCAAAAGTATAAGTTACGCGGATCGGGCATTCAGATTGAATTTGGATTTCATCAAACACCTTTTGGCAACTGCCTGATTGGTGTTACGGAACGCGGGGTTTGCTGGCTTTCATTTTTTAATGTGGATGATGATGGACGGCATGAGTTGGAAAGCATGAAAGCACATTGGCATAATTCTGTTTTTCATCAGGATCAGGGCTTAACGAAAAATTTTGTTGAATCGATTTTTAATCGTAATAACGCAGGCCTGCCTGCCGGCAAAGCAGGGGCGCAAAGAAAACTCCACTTATTTGTAAAAGGAACAAATTTTCAGATCAAGGTTTGGGAGGCGTTGCTGAGAATACCGATGGGCGATGTAACTACGTACCAACAGATTGCTGAAAAAATTTCAAACCCGAAAGCGATGCAAGCGGTAGGCTCTGCAGTAGGATCGAATCACATTGCCTACCTTATCCCTTGTCACCGGGTAATACGCAAAGATGGCATCCTGGGTGAGTACCGTTGGGAAGCCACACGCAAGAAAAGCATCATCGGTTGGGAGATGGCCAAAGCATCGGGTTTTTGA
- the dtd gene encoding D-aminoacyl-tRNA deacylase, whose protein sequence is MIAVIQRVSSCSVEIEKSVKSSIQKGLLVLLGIEDADTDEDIDWLATKIVNLRIFNDADGVMNVSVKDDGGDILVVSQFTLHASTKKGNRPSYIKASKPDFAIPMYEKFVRVIGEVLEKPVHTGSFGADMKVALVNDGPVTIVIDTKNRV, encoded by the coding sequence ATGATTGCCGTTATCCAACGCGTTTCTTCCTGTTCAGTTGAAATTGAGAAGTCTGTTAAATCCTCCATTCAAAAAGGTTTGCTGGTACTGTTAGGCATTGAAGATGCTGATACGGATGAAGACATCGACTGGCTGGCTACTAAAATTGTAAACCTGCGCATTTTTAACGATGCTGATGGCGTGATGAATGTAAGCGTAAAGGACGATGGTGGCGATATTCTGGTGGTAAGCCAGTTTACGTTGCATGCCAGTACAAAAAAAGGCAACCGACCTTCTTACATTAAAGCATCCAAACCCGACTTTGCCATTCCGATGTATGAGAAGTTTGTTCGTGTAATCGGTGAGGTACTTGAAAAACCTGTACACACCGGGTCGTTCGGGGCGGACATGAAAGTTGCTTTGGTTAATGACGGACCGGTTACAATAGTTATCGACACAAAAAATAGAGTATGA
- a CDS encoding DUF433 domain-containing protein has translation MDYREYIEINPAIRFGRPCVKGTRISVYDVLGWLASGMTYEEILADFPQLKQEHILACLAYAADKERKVKVVTS, from the coding sequence ATGGACTATAGGGAATACATTGAGATTAACCCGGCCATTCGATTTGGCAGACCTTGTGTTAAGGGTACTCGAATATCTGTATACGATGTATTAGGATGGCTGGCTTCAGGCATGACATACGAAGAAATTCTTGCCGATTTTCCTCAGCTTAAACAGGAACATATTCTGGCTTGTTTAGCTTATGCTGCTGATAAGGAGAGAAAAGTAAAGGTGGTTACTTCTTGA
- a CDS encoding 2'-5' RNA ligase family protein, producing the protein MRTAAIKTQSPVQELFFMIAPPRHIASDVAVLKDDVHYLIGHDFEDRFSKAHISLFKYTGEHTEDMIQFVEEKASSFEAFNVFLKDFNVFHNGSKRTIYMDIVNKYPIRELFENLVKEDRDFTPHITIAKNLSSEDFLKCWPYLKELNYSNQHFLCDRITVLTRNGKKWMHYKDICFGR; encoded by the coding sequence ATGAGAACAGCAGCGATTAAAACCCAGAGCCCTGTACAGGAATTATTCTTTATGATTGCTCCGCCCCGGCACATTGCCAGCGATGTGGCCGTATTGAAAGATGATGTGCATTACCTGATCGGGCACGACTTTGAAGACCGGTTTTCGAAAGCACACATCTCATTATTTAAATATACAGGCGAACACACAGAGGACATGATTCAATTTGTAGAAGAAAAAGCATCTTCGTTTGAAGCCTTTAATGTGTTTCTGAAAGATTTCAATGTATTCCATAACGGTTCAAAGCGTACCATTTATATGGATATTGTAAATAAGTACCCAATCCGTGAATTGTTCGAAAACCTGGTGAAAGAAGACCGTGATTTCACACCACACATTACCATTGCCAAAAATCTTTCTTCTGAAGATTTCTTAAAGTGCTGGCCATACCTGAAAGAACTGAACTACAGCAACCAACATTTTCTATGCGACCGCATTACCGTGCTGACGCGCAATGGTAAGAAGTGGATGCATTATAAGGATATCTGTTTTGGGAGGTAA
- a CDS encoding LexA family transcriptional regulator: protein MTIVNRNLKYLRLKHELTQKQFAEKLGLKQSVIGAYEEERATPPLAVLLDVSNLYKVSMDVLTRKDLSKLSEKEWKGSSPSKEVLAITVDASGSENVELVSQKASAGYLAGYQDPEFIAELPKINLPVLPKNKTYRAFEIQGDSMLPIQPGSVLFGEYVESLDAVKNGKSYVLVTQQEGIVFKRVFRFDDDDSKLLLVSDNRQYEPYAIAAADVLEMWSVRGYYSAKLPEGDSTATPLTEQLALQVLRLQQQLGNKKAR, encoded by the coding sequence ATGACTATCGTAAATAGAAATCTTAAGTATCTCCGCCTCAAACATGAACTCACCCAAAAGCAGTTCGCTGAAAAACTGGGGTTGAAACAATCCGTTATCGGTGCCTACGAAGAAGAGCGTGCCACACCGCCACTGGCTGTTCTGCTGGATGTGTCTAATCTGTATAAAGTGAGTATGGATGTGCTGACGCGAAAAGACTTAAGTAAACTTTCTGAAAAGGAATGGAAGGGCTCATCGCCTTCAAAAGAAGTGTTGGCCATTACCGTTGATGCTTCCGGAAGTGAAAACGTGGAGCTTGTTTCGCAAAAGGCATCAGCCGGTTACCTGGCCGGCTACCAGGATCCGGAATTCATAGCCGAACTTCCAAAAATTAATTTGCCAGTTCTGCCTAAAAACAAAACGTATCGTGCTTTTGAAATTCAGGGCGATTCCATGCTGCCCATACAACCCGGCTCCGTTTTGTTTGGTGAATATGTGGAAAGTCTGGACGCAGTAAAAAATGGGAAGTCCTATGTGCTGGTCACGCAACAGGAGGGTATTGTATTTAAACGCGTGTTCCGGTTTGATGATGATGACAGTAAACTGCTGCTTGTTTCGGATAACCGACAGTATGAGCCCTATGCCATTGCAGCTGCTGATGTGCTCGAAATGTGGAGTGTGCGTGGCTACTACTCTGCTAAACTTCCTGAAGGAGATAGCACAGCCACACCTTTAACCGAACAACTGGCCTTACAGGTACTTCGACTTCAACAACAATTGGGCAATAAAAAAGCGCGATAA
- a CDS encoding DUF5615 family PIN-like protein, with translation MKLLFDENISYRIVKKSLEAFPNSLHVTSVRPKLKDDLAIFYYARKQNYLIVTFDEDFRELQSINGFPPKIIWLRTGNTSTEVVLSKLIDNHQSIHELVENREIGILEIY, from the coding sequence ATGAAACTTTTGTTTGATGAAAATATATCCTACCGCATTGTTAAAAAGTCTCTTGAAGCATTTCCAAACAGTTTACATGTAACCAGTGTTAGGCCAAAGCTAAAAGATGATTTGGCAATATTTTATTACGCTCGGAAGCAGAATTATCTTATTGTTACGTTTGACGAAGATTTTCGTGAACTACAATCCATAAATGGATTTCCACCAAAAATTATTTGGCTACGAACCGGAAATACTTCCACGGAGGTTGTTTTATCTAAATTAATAGACAATCATCAATCAATTCATGAACTGGTGGAGAACAGAGAAATAGGAATCCTGGAAATTTACTGA
- a CDS encoding oxidoreductase, producing the protein MRTALLAGSTGLIGKQLLELLLDDPHYTVVKAISRKPLAIQHAKLQNIVADLDTLTKHHDQLKADDVFCCLGTTIKQAGSQAAFRKVDFEYPLELGKLTKNQGATQYLLITALGSDPKSGIFYNQVKGEIEQAIDAVGFDSYHIFRPSLLLGERTEKRAGEGAATVVYKALGFLIPLKYKAIDSIKVAKAMLHFAKQNSKGKFIHESKELQQF; encoded by the coding sequence ATGAGAACAGCCTTGTTGGCCGGTTCTACCGGATTGATTGGAAAGCAACTGCTTGAATTGTTGCTGGATGATCCGCATTATACGGTTGTTAAGGCCATCAGTCGAAAACCACTGGCCATTCAACACGCCAAACTTCAGAACATTGTAGCCGACCTCGACACACTTACCAAACATCATGATCAGTTGAAGGCAGATGATGTGTTTTGTTGTCTGGGAACAACCATCAAGCAAGCTGGCAGTCAGGCCGCATTTCGAAAAGTGGATTTTGAGTATCCGCTTGAGTTGGGCAAGTTAACAAAGAACCAGGGAGCAACACAATACCTGCTCATTACTGCGTTGGGCTCCGATCCGAAATCCGGAATTTTTTACAATCAAGTAAAAGGTGAAATTGAGCAAGCCATTGATGCGGTTGGATTTGATTCGTATCACATTTTCAGACCCTCGTTGTTGTTGGGTGAGCGCACGGAGAAACGCGCAGGAGAAGGTGCGGCAACCGTGGTGTATAAAGCATTAGGATTCTTGATTCCGCTCAAGTATAAGGCGATTGATTCAATAAAAGTAGCCAAAGCGATGCTCCATTTCGCAAAACAAAATTCGAAAGGTAAGTTTATCCACGAGTCGAAGGAACTTCAGCAGTTTTAG
- a CDS encoding M15 family metallopeptidase produces the protein MKYILFFLIFFPALLQAQYKYGLTPVTLQQYQQQVKGDSEKELVNLATAIPGIVLDIRYATTNNFTGEVIYNLPRAYARKPVAETLKKAQEEFSKHGVGIKVYDAYRPYSATVKFYEVYRDTTYVASPYKGSRHNRGCAIDMTLIDLKTGEELKMPTEYDSFKNEAWPTTPVKDPLIRKNRDLIISVMHKHGFKVNPSEWWHFDFNGWQKFEVMDIDFEELE, from the coding sequence ATGAAATACATTCTGTTCTTTTTGATTTTTTTTCCTGCGCTACTACAAGCCCAGTATAAATACGGACTCACTCCGGTTACGCTGCAGCAATATCAGCAACAAGTAAAGGGTGATTCTGAAAAGGAATTGGTAAACCTGGCAACAGCCATTCCCGGAATAGTTTTAGATATCCGATACGCCACTACAAATAATTTTACCGGAGAAGTAATCTATAATCTCCCAAGAGCTTATGCCCGTAAACCTGTTGCCGAAACGCTGAAAAAGGCACAGGAGGAATTTTCAAAACATGGTGTTGGTATAAAAGTCTACGATGCCTATCGGCCGTATTCGGCTACCGTTAAATTTTATGAAGTGTATCGCGATACGACCTATGTGGCATCACCCTACAAAGGGTCACGACATAATCGTGGCTGTGCTATCGACATGACATTAATCGATTTAAAAACCGGTGAAGAGTTAAAGATGCCAACTGAGTATGATTCGTTTAAGAATGAAGCCTGGCCAACCACACCGGTGAAAGATCCACTGATTAGAAAAAATCGTGACCTGATTATTTCTGTTATGCACAAGCATGGGTTTAAAGTAAATCCTTCCGAATGGTGGCATTTCGATTTTAACGGATGGCAGAAATTTGAGGTAATGGATATTGATTTTGAAGAACTTGAATAG
- the dinB gene encoding DNA polymerase IV, whose product MDRNIIHLDLDAFFVAVECKKHKALKGKPLIIGGQSRRGVVAACSYEARRFGVHSAMPMYLAMQLCPDALVISGDMEAYSKNSHLVTEIIADSVPMFEKSSIDEFYIDASGMDKFFGAFKWAKELRKKIIDNSGLPISLGMSVNKLVSKVTTNEFKPDAEKQIPAGEEKEFLAPLAVEKIPMIGKQTSAFLYDMGVRTVATLREMPLKFLVSAFGKNGISLWNKAHGIDDSPVVPYSEQKSISTECTFENDTIDVKKLKSILIAMVEKVAFQLREQKKLTSCITVKIRYANFDTETKQIQIPYTSSDHVLLHTVTQLFDKLYNRRMLIRLVGVRLSGLVHGNHQISLFDDTAEGIRLYEAIDKIKHKHGSEKLVRATTIGVSRRVRMEMNMFKGNLR is encoded by the coding sequence GTGGACAGAAACATTATACACCTTGATTTGGATGCCTTTTTTGTGGCTGTAGAGTGCAAAAAGCATAAGGCGTTAAAAGGAAAACCTTTAATTATTGGCGGCCAAAGCCGCAGGGGTGTTGTGGCTGCGTGCAGCTACGAGGCCCGCAGGTTTGGGGTGCATTCGGCCATGCCCATGTACCTAGCCATGCAACTGTGCCCCGATGCATTAGTGATTTCGGGCGACATGGAGGCGTACAGTAAAAACTCACACCTGGTTACCGAAATCATTGCCGACTCGGTGCCGATGTTTGAAAAATCATCTATTGATGAGTTTTACATTGATGCCAGCGGCATGGATAAATTTTTTGGCGCATTTAAATGGGCGAAAGAGCTGCGCAAGAAGATTATAGACAACAGTGGGCTTCCGATTTCGCTGGGTATGTCGGTGAATAAACTGGTATCGAAGGTTACGACCAATGAGTTTAAGCCGGATGCTGAGAAACAAATTCCGGCCGGTGAAGAAAAAGAATTTCTGGCTCCACTGGCGGTAGAAAAAATTCCGATGATCGGGAAACAGACTTCTGCCTTCTTATATGATATGGGTGTGCGCACGGTAGCCACGCTGCGCGAAATGCCATTGAAATTTTTAGTAAGTGCATTTGGTAAGAATGGCATTTCGTTATGGAATAAAGCACACGGCATTGACGACTCGCCTGTGGTGCCGTACAGCGAACAGAAATCCATTTCAACAGAATGCACCTTTGAGAACGATACGATTGATGTAAAAAAACTCAAATCGATTTTGATTGCCATGGTGGAGAAGGTGGCGTTTCAGTTGCGCGAGCAGAAAAAACTCACTTCGTGCATTACGGTAAAAATCCGCTACGCCAACTTTGATACAGAAACCAAACAAATCCAAATTCCTTACACTTCGTCCGACCATGTGCTGCTGCACACCGTAACACAACTCTTTGATAAACTTTACAACCGCAGAATGCTGATACGCCTGGTGGGGGTGCGCTTAAGCGGCCTGGTGCACGGCAATCACCAAATCAGTCTGTTTGATGATACAGCCGAAGGCATCCGGTTATATGAAGCCATTGATAAGATCAAACACAAGCACGGATCGGAAAAACTGGTACGGGCCACTACCATTGGCGTAAGCCGCAGGGTTAGAATGGAGATGAACATGTTTAAAGGGAATTTACGATGA
- a CDS encoding iron-sulfur cluster assembly accessory protein encodes MIDFQPVTLTPKAAEEVRKIMQTKNIPADYGLRVGVRGGGCGVSLLIGFDKKKENDQSYTIEGIPVLVDKRHTMYVVGKEIDFYEGDEGRGFMFTDPKAATSEA; translated from the coding sequence ATGATTGATTTTCAACCCGTAACACTTACCCCAAAAGCTGCTGAAGAAGTACGCAAAATCATGCAGACAAAAAACATTCCTGCCGATTACGGCTTGCGGGTTGGGGTTCGTGGTGGGGGTTGTGGCGTTTCCCTGCTCATTGGGTTCGACAAAAAGAAAGAAAACGATCAAAGCTATACGATTGAGGGTATACCCGTTTTGGTAGACAAGCGCCATACCATGTACGTGGTGGGCAAAGAAATTGATTTTTATGAAGGCGATGAGGGTCGCGGCTTCATGTTCACCGATCCAAAAGCAGCTACTTCAGAGGCTTAA
- a CDS encoding DUF1232 domain-containing protein yields the protein MTNIFYQSALHKASGFFGRHGRIAMLLSQLAIKVGRMNKNDLSFRKVKSKLDVLVRLVKSYTKGSYRNIPWKTIAMILAAIIYFVNPFDLIPDLAPVVGLTDDFSILVWVYSSVQTEIDKFLIWEESNLKLS from the coding sequence ATGACCAATATTTTTTATCAATCGGCCTTACACAAAGCTTCCGGCTTCTTCGGTCGCCATGGGCGCATTGCCATGCTGCTTTCGCAGTTGGCCATTAAGGTAGGTCGCATGAATAAAAATGATTTGAGTTTTCGGAAAGTAAAGTCCAAACTCGATGTATTGGTAAGGCTTGTGAAATCATATACGAAGGGCAGTTACCGGAACATTCCGTGGAAAACCATCGCCATGATTTTAGCGGCCATCATTTATTTCGTAAACCCGTTCGATCTTATTCCTGATCTTGCTCCTGTGGTTGGGTTAACCGATGATTTTTCAATTTTAGTATGGGTGTACAGCTCTGTTCAAACTGAAATTGATAAGTTTCTGATCTGGGAGGAATCCAATCTTAAACTTTCATGA